From Streptomyces sp. NBC_01460, a single genomic window includes:
- a CDS encoding glycoside hydrolase family 3 protein — MTTQAAAASGAAPQNRADALLATMTATEKEALVRCDFAAVAHLGIPALTMVDASAGLRGEKGVTAFPVPVAQAATFDEGLAGRIGRAIGAEGRGRGFNNMLGPTVDLTRTWHFGRQSEGMGEDPLLAGYLGAAVTVGMQSQQVAATVKHFAAYTQESDRFFIDAKVSDRALHEIYEAPFRRVVVAAPTTSVMMAYPKINGTFATQNPALFDDLKEGLGLQGYTVPDFWAGDDQVAAFRAGMDLAGLGPGAVRIPPGGLTGGAIPGARLDDAARRILVTMFANGLFDTPVPAPADNVSTQEHRDLAHEAAIASTVLLSNRSAALPLPASVKSLAVIGPADTDVFTGVAGSTYVDPGAWTTPLQAVRTRAGSSVKVTHSQGTKGDLPLAVVPSTVLRDGKDKAGLAATYFAGADATGTPVVTKTDATVDFTTAPAADLPAVWSAKWTGTLVPTTTGLHRFSLLPAGTTTLKINGVTVVSGTRQMRRFFLGPFDYPLQGTTQLTAGRAVSVELTYTNATAETGTCGLTLGWQPDSFIPAAVKAAGAADAAVVFVNRVAGEAMDHAGLDLPGDQNQLITAVAAANPRTIVVLNTDGPVATPWLNDVEAVIQTWYGGRGTGTALAAVLFGDRDPTGRLPVTFPADATQGPGSTPATYPGTNGAVTHDEGIAIGYRYYDAKGQQPRFPFGHGLSYTSFAHGSPEAAYDQATRNVTLSVNVTNTGRRKGTEVVQIYAALPGAAAAEPRRLVAFRKVTLETAGSQRLAFTIPAQDLTVWKSGGWALVPGSYTFATARSSRDLTAQRTVTIR, encoded by the coding sequence ATGACCACACAGGCAGCCGCCGCGTCCGGCGCCGCCCCGCAGAACCGCGCCGACGCCCTGCTGGCCACGATGACGGCGACGGAGAAGGAAGCACTCGTACGCTGCGACTTCGCGGCCGTAGCCCACCTGGGGATTCCGGCCCTGACCATGGTCGACGCGTCCGCCGGCCTCCGCGGCGAGAAGGGGGTGACGGCCTTCCCCGTTCCCGTCGCCCAGGCGGCGACCTTCGACGAGGGCCTGGCGGGCCGCATCGGCAGGGCCATCGGCGCGGAGGGCAGGGGGAGGGGCTTCAACAACATGCTCGGCCCCACCGTCGACCTGACGCGAACCTGGCACTTCGGCCGTCAATCCGAGGGCATGGGGGAGGATCCGCTGCTCGCCGGGTACCTGGGAGCGGCCGTCACGGTCGGGATGCAGAGCCAGCAGGTGGCTGCCACCGTCAAGCACTTCGCCGCCTACACCCAGGAGTCCGACCGGTTCTTCATCGACGCCAAGGTCTCCGACCGGGCCCTGCACGAGATATACGAGGCGCCTTTCCGCCGGGTGGTCGTCGCCGCGCCGACCACCTCGGTGATGATGGCCTACCCGAAGATCAACGGCACTTTCGCGACGCAGAACCCGGCTCTCTTCGACGACCTGAAGGAGGGACTCGGACTCCAGGGCTACACGGTGCCGGACTTCTGGGCCGGCGATGACCAGGTCGCAGCCTTTCGTGCCGGTATGGACCTGGCCGGACTCGGCCCCGGCGCAGTGAGGATTCCGCCGGGCGGACTCACGGGGGGAGCGATACCGGGCGCGCGGCTGGACGACGCCGCGCGCCGCATCCTCGTCACGATGTTCGCGAACGGCCTCTTTGACACCCCTGTCCCCGCTCCCGCCGACAACGTCAGCACCCAGGAACACCGGGACCTCGCCCACGAGGCGGCCATCGCCTCAACGGTCCTGCTCTCCAATCGCTCCGCGGCCCTGCCTTTGCCTGCCTCGGTGAAGTCGCTTGCCGTCATCGGCCCGGCGGATACTGACGTGTTCACCGGTGTTGCCGGATCGACCTACGTCGACCCCGGGGCCTGGACCACTCCTCTGCAGGCCGTTCGTACCCGTGCGGGAAGCTCCGTCAAGGTCACTCACTCCCAGGGGACCAAGGGAGACCTGCCTCTGGCTGTGGTGCCGTCGACCGTGCTGCGTGACGGCAAGGACAAGGCCGGCCTGGCGGCCACGTACTTCGCGGGCGCAGATGCCACCGGGACCCCGGTCGTGACGAAGACCGACGCGACCGTGGACTTCACCACCGCGCCCGCGGCGGATCTGCCCGCCGTCTGGTCGGCGAAGTGGACCGGCACCCTCGTGCCGACCACCACCGGTCTGCACCGCTTCTCCCTGCTGCCCGCCGGCACGACCACACTGAAGATCAACGGCGTCACGGTCGTCTCCGGCACCCGGCAGATGCGCAGGTTCTTCCTCGGACCGTTCGACTACCCGCTCCAGGGCACCACGCAGCTGACCGCGGGCCGCGCGGTCAGCGTCGAACTGACCTACACCAACGCCACCGCCGAGACCGGCACCTGTGGTCTGACCCTGGGCTGGCAGCCCGACTCCTTCATCCCCGCCGCGGTCAAGGCGGCAGGGGCGGCCGACGCCGCCGTCGTCTTCGTCAACCGGGTCGCCGGCGAGGCCATGGACCACGCAGGCCTCGACCTGCCCGGGGACCAGAACCAGCTCATCACCGCCGTGGCCGCAGCCAACCCCCGCACGATCGTCGTCCTCAACACCGACGGCCCCGTGGCCACCCCTTGGCTCAACGACGTGGAAGCCGTGATCCAGACATGGTACGGAGGCCGCGGCACGGGCACCGCCCTTGCCGCAGTCCTCTTCGGCGACAGGGATCCCACCGGCCGTCTCCCCGTGACCTTCCCCGCCGACGCGACCCAGGGGCCCGGTAGTACGCCCGCGACCTACCCCGGCACGAACGGCGCCGTCACTCATGACGAGGGCATCGCCATCGGCTACCGGTACTACGACGCCAAGGGGCAGCAGCCCCGTTTCCCCTTCGGTCACGGCCTGTCCTACACCTCCTTCGCCCACGGCTCGCCGGAAGCGGCCTACGACCAAGCGACCAGGAACGTCACTCTCTCCGTCAACGTGACCAACACGGGCCGGCGCAAGGGCACCGAAGTGGTCCAGATCTACGCCGCGCTGCCCGGAGCGGCAGCGGCGGAGCCACGCCGTCTGGTCGCCTTCCGCAAGGTCACGCTGGAGACGGCGGGTTCACAGCGGTTGGCCTTCACCATCCCGGCACAGGACCTGACCGTATGGAAGTCGGGCGGCTGGGCCCTCGTGCCGGGCTCCTACACCTTCGCCACCGCACGTTCGTCCCGTGACCTGACGGCACAGCGAACCGTGACCATCCGCTGA
- a CDS encoding LacI family DNA-binding transcriptional regulator, with protein sequence MDRAATPRQNKRVTITDVARHAGVSTAAVSKVMRNAYGVSPAMQEKVRAAIAELGYRPHAAARGMRGRTYTIGVLLDNVRNAFFADILDGVQDELRDSEYTVLIGAAGFSPEEQARTIRSMVDRQMDGLILIAPGTSRHEVLATAADTPTVVLGHHDGSDIHDSVVDADDIGAGLVVDHLVSLGHRDIALVSAPGTKANRWKRTPEIVLTAGYLEAMERHGLSEHAQVLHAAYSDEGGFKAGMTLLTATHRPTAVMTGADVAALGVYRAAHELGLRIPEDVSLVGYNDTALAALATVQLTSVDQAGHTMGSTAARMLIERVEGRRDRAMQTTMTPRLVQRGSTAAPGSR encoded by the coding sequence ATGGACCGGGCTGCGACACCCAGACAGAACAAGCGTGTAACCATCACCGATGTCGCCCGGCACGCGGGCGTGTCCACCGCCGCCGTCTCCAAGGTGATGCGCAACGCCTACGGTGTGAGCCCGGCTATGCAGGAGAAGGTCAGAGCGGCGATCGCCGAGCTCGGCTATCGCCCGCACGCGGCGGCGCGTGGCATGCGAGGCCGGACCTACACGATCGGTGTGCTGCTGGACAACGTGCGCAACGCGTTCTTCGCCGACATCCTCGACGGCGTCCAGGACGAACTCCGCGACAGCGAGTACACCGTGCTGATCGGCGCGGCAGGATTCTCGCCGGAGGAGCAGGCCAGGACCATCCGCTCCATGGTCGACCGACAGATGGACGGCCTGATCCTCATCGCCCCGGGGACGTCGCGCCACGAGGTGCTGGCGACGGCTGCGGACACGCCCACCGTGGTCCTCGGCCACCACGACGGATCCGACATCCACGACTCGGTCGTCGATGCCGACGACATCGGAGCCGGCCTGGTCGTCGACCATCTGGTCTCTCTGGGCCACCGCGACATCGCCCTGGTCTCGGCCCCGGGCACCAAGGCCAACCGGTGGAAGCGCACTCCCGAGATCGTGCTGACCGCCGGATACCTGGAGGCAATGGAACGGCACGGACTGTCCGAGCACGCGCAGGTGCTGCACGCCGCGTACTCGGACGAAGGCGGCTTCAAGGCGGGAATGACCCTGCTGACGGCCACACACCGGCCGACCGCCGTCATGACTGGCGCCGATGTCGCGGCTCTGGGCGTCTACCGCGCGGCCCACGAACTCGGCTTGCGTATCCCCGAGGACGTCTCTCTGGTGGGCTACAACGACACCGCTCTCGCCGCCTTGGCGACTGTTCAGCTCACCAGCGTCGACCAGGCCGGACACACCATGGGCTCCACCGCCGCCCGCATGCTCATCGAGCGGGTGGAAGGCAGACGGGACCGTGCCATGCAGACGACCATGACTCCGCGTCTCGTGCAACGCGGCAGCACCGCGGCCCCGGGGAGCCGTTGA
- a CDS encoding carbohydrate ABC transporter permease yields the protein MAIDTPVKTSAGRRHRAPSGTTGPVRRAWAPRRLGVKIVVTLLLVVEIYPLIWMFLTSLKSNDDYLNNSTWSLPTTWEWGNYSEAWTTGHLGLYVQNSLLAVLPSLALMLLLGTAAGFALQVMVWKGRSLTLLVFLAGMMVPPQMILLPLFTVYFQTGLSGTLWPLILTYTGTGLPLTVFMMATYYRTVPRELFEAATIDGAGILRAFWTISVPLVRNALLTVGLVQFFFIWNDLLIALTFTNNQDLRTIQVGLLNFTGDFGATQYGPLFAAICINVFGTLLIYLFLNQKVMKGLTSGAVKG from the coding sequence ATGGCCATCGACACACCTGTGAAGACCTCCGCGGGCCGCCGGCACCGAGCTCCTTCCGGAACCACCGGGCCGGTCCGCAGGGCCTGGGCACCGCGCCGGCTGGGGGTGAAGATCGTTGTCACCCTGCTGCTGGTCGTCGAGATCTACCCGTTGATCTGGATGTTCCTGACGTCCCTGAAGTCCAACGACGACTACCTCAACAACTCCACCTGGAGTCTGCCGACGACATGGGAGTGGGGCAACTACTCCGAGGCCTGGACCACCGGCCACCTGGGCCTCTACGTCCAGAACAGCCTCCTCGCCGTCCTGCCCTCCCTGGCACTCATGCTGCTCCTGGGAACGGCCGCGGGATTTGCTCTGCAGGTCATGGTGTGGAAGGGGCGCAGCCTCACCCTGCTGGTCTTCCTGGCGGGCATGATGGTGCCCCCGCAGATGATCCTTCTGCCGCTGTTCACCGTGTACTTCCAGACGGGACTGTCCGGCACCCTGTGGCCACTGATCCTCACGTACACCGGAACCGGCCTGCCGCTGACCGTCTTCATGATGGCCACGTACTACCGCACCGTCCCTCGTGAGCTTTTCGAGGCCGCCACCATCGACGGCGCCGGCATTCTGCGCGCCTTCTGGACCATCAGCGTGCCTCTGGTCCGCAACGCCCTGCTGACGGTCGGTCTGGTGCAGTTCTTCTTCATCTGGAACGACCTGCTCATCGCGCTGACCTTCACCAACAACCAGGATCTACGGACCATCCAGGTCGGCCTGCTCAACTTCACCGGCGACTTCGGCGCAACCCAGTACGGTCCGCTGTTCGCGGCCATCTGCATCAACGTGTTCGGCACCCTCCTGATCTATCTCTTCCTCAATCAGAAGGTCATGAAGGGCCTCACCTCGGGAGCGGTCAAGGGCTGA
- a CDS encoding family 78 glycoside hydrolase catalytic domain encodes MFFEHLPDGLGIGVAAPRLTWTLPLGAGVQQAYELEIERAGNLHHTGRVDDPGQILAPWPGEPLASRERATVRVRVWTPDDGEPSAWSEPRVVEAGLLDPTDWQAVPVGAGWDEDPEAERCPARVRKDFALDRPLRRARLYVSAHGLYEAEINGHRVGDETLAPGWTVYPHRLRYRTHDVTAQLTEGANTIGAWLGDGWYRGKYGFDGGTRNIYGTDQALLAQLEVEYDDGTTVVVATDGTWRAAPGPILTSGLYEGETFDARLHDPHWCTPSPTSSDTWTPVRTGKRDPDTLVAPMGPPVRCTEEIPPVSVTRTGDGRHLLDFGQNLVGRLSLTLDGPAGTTVTLRHAEVLQEGELATRPLREAYATDTLILSGRGPLTWEPRFTLHGFRYAEVSGWSADLSTSMVKARVYHTDMRRTGWFECSDELVNRLHENVLWSMRGNFVDIPTDCPQRDERLGWTGDIQVFAPTASYLYDCAGMLDSWLTDVGLEQLPDGTIPWYVPVIPGEPMWTPIQPGAAWGDVATLTPWTLHQRFGDIDLLRRHYPMATSWVDLMERLAGPSRLWDTGFQLGDWLDPAAPPEDPAAGITDRYLVATAYFAHSARHLALSATALGEDADAERYAALADEVTEAFRRQYVLPSSRMTSDSPTAYALGIVFGLLTPQQRQHAGDRLAELVLADDARIATGFVGTPLICDALTDTGHLDVAYRLLLHTECPSWLYTVTQGATTIWERWDSLRPDGSLNPGGMTSFNHYALGAVADWLHRVVGGITATAPGYREISFRPQPGGGLTWARTRHETPYGTASLSWEVTATGLTARCTVPEGCRAIAELPGCAPITLHAGEHVLDTADIPGAVF; translated from the coding sequence GTGTTCTTCGAGCACCTTCCGGACGGACTCGGCATCGGAGTCGCCGCCCCCCGTCTCACCTGGACTTTGCCACTGGGTGCCGGCGTTCAGCAGGCGTACGAACTGGAAATCGAGCGCGCCGGCAACCTCCACCACACGGGACGCGTCGACGACCCCGGCCAGATACTGGCCCCCTGGCCCGGCGAGCCACTGGCCTCGCGAGAACGCGCGACCGTCCGGGTCCGCGTCTGGACCCCGGACGACGGGGAGCCGTCGGCGTGGAGCGAACCCCGTGTCGTCGAAGCCGGTCTCCTCGACCCGACCGACTGGCAGGCGGTCCCCGTAGGCGCCGGATGGGACGAGGACCCGGAAGCCGAGCGATGCCCGGCCCGGGTCCGAAAGGACTTCGCGCTCGACCGCCCCCTCAGGCGCGCCCGCCTGTACGTCTCGGCGCACGGCCTGTACGAAGCCGAGATCAACGGCCACCGCGTCGGCGACGAGACACTGGCCCCGGGCTGGACGGTCTACCCGCACCGCCTGCGCTACCGCACCCACGACGTCACCGCCCAGCTCACCGAGGGCGCCAACACCATCGGCGCCTGGCTCGGTGACGGCTGGTACCGGGGCAAGTACGGCTTCGACGGCGGCACCCGCAACATCTACGGCACCGACCAGGCCCTGCTCGCCCAGCTGGAGGTGGAGTACGACGACGGCACCACCGTCGTCGTCGCCACGGACGGCACCTGGAGAGCGGCCCCGGGCCCGATCCTGACCAGCGGCCTCTACGAGGGCGAGACGTTCGACGCCCGACTGCACGACCCGCACTGGTGCACACCCTCGCCCACCTCCTCCGACACGTGGACGCCCGTACGGACCGGCAAACGAGACCCCGACACCCTCGTCGCACCCATGGGACCCCCGGTGCGCTGCACCGAGGAGATCCCCCCGGTCTCTGTCACCCGCACCGGCGATGGCCGCCACCTCCTCGACTTCGGCCAGAACCTCGTCGGCCGCCTCAGCCTCACCCTCGACGGACCGGCCGGCACCACCGTCACCCTCCGGCATGCCGAGGTCCTCCAGGAAGGCGAACTCGCCACGCGGCCACTGCGCGAGGCGTACGCCACCGACACCCTGATCCTCTCCGGCCGGGGCCCACTCACCTGGGAACCCCGCTTCACCCTCCACGGCTTCCGCTACGCCGAAGTCAGCGGGTGGTCAGCCGACTTGAGTACCAGCATGGTGAAGGCCCGGGTCTACCACACCGATATGCGGCGAACCGGCTGGTTCGAGTGCAGCGACGAACTGGTCAACCGGCTGCACGAGAACGTCCTCTGGAGCATGCGCGGCAACTTCGTCGACATCCCCACCGACTGCCCCCAGCGCGACGAACGCCTCGGCTGGACCGGAGACATCCAGGTCTTCGCCCCCACCGCGAGCTACCTCTACGACTGCGCCGGCATGCTCGACTCCTGGCTCACCGACGTCGGTCTCGAACAGCTTCCCGACGGCACCATCCCCTGGTACGTGCCCGTCATACCGGGCGAACCGATGTGGACGCCGATCCAGCCCGGAGCCGCCTGGGGCGACGTCGCCACGCTCACCCCCTGGACGCTCCACCAGCGCTTCGGCGACATCGATCTCCTCCGACGCCACTACCCCATGGCCACGTCATGGGTCGACCTCATGGAACGACTCGCCGGGCCGAGCCGTCTGTGGGACACCGGCTTCCAGCTGGGGGACTGGCTCGACCCCGCCGCCCCACCGGAGGACCCGGCGGCCGGCATCACCGACCGCTATCTCGTCGCCACCGCATACTTCGCCCACTCCGCCCGCCACCTCGCACTCTCCGCGACCGCGCTGGGAGAGGACGCAGACGCCGAGCGGTACGCCGCCCTGGCCGACGAGGTCACCGAGGCCTTCCGCCGCCAGTACGTCCTGCCATCCAGCCGCATGACCAGCGACAGCCCTACTGCCTACGCTCTGGGAATCGTCTTCGGCCTGCTCACCCCCCAGCAGCGGCAGCACGCGGGCGACCGGCTCGCCGAACTCGTCCTCGCAGACGACGCCCGGATCGCCACCGGATTCGTCGGCACCCCACTGATCTGCGACGCACTCACCGACACCGGCCACCTCGACGTCGCCTACCGCCTACTGCTCCACACCGAGTGCCCCTCATGGCTCTACACCGTGACCCAGGGCGCCACCACCATCTGGGAACGCTGGGACAGCCTGCGGCCCGACGGCAGCCTCAACCCGGGTGGCATGACCTCCTTCAACCACTACGCCCTGGGCGCCGTCGCCGACTGGCTGCACCGGGTCGTCGGCGGCATCACGGCCACAGCCCCGGGCTACCGGGAGATCTCCTTCCGACCGCAGCCCGGAGGAGGCCTCACATGGGCCCGCACCCGGCACGAAACCCCTTACGGGACCGCGTCCTTGTCCTGGGAAGTGACCGCCACCGGCCTCACAGCGCGCTGCACCGTCCCCGAGGGCTGCCGTGCCATCGCCGAACTGCCCGGCTGTGCGCCGATCACCCTGCACGCGGGGGAACACGTCCTCGATACCGCCGATATCCCTGGGGCGGTCTTCTGA
- a CDS encoding ABC transporter substrate-binding protein, with the protein MSPRMSRAHRARLSLFTAGAASLSLLATACGGSGASSSSAPKDFSYLSVTENTAVKTALTTLSKGECEAQNKALPLKVETVPQASLDQKLQLLAGQDALPVQFAAGNAPALTNQLEGSGKIADLEKELKDLGVLDQIEPAAVSTVKALYDGKLAVLPYEYNIEGIFYNKKLFTENGISEPATWDALVDASAKLESKGVQPFSASGQQGWPLTRLISGYLYRSLGPDALKKVAEGKAALTDPEYVKAAEEVAELGKKGYFGKGLGSIDYDTAMNQFLSGKAAMFYMGSWALSNISDAEQNKVGAENVGFMPFPAVAGGKGAIGQYPSNVGLGITLARKSFDDKAGDWTACIAKNYGATVLKDQGAISGFKVNGDVKDANEVTTQVRETIGGSKQNVLWFEALFSTKATTISQTNAASLVSGSMTPQKFMQTVQDALTAQ; encoded by the coding sequence GTGTCCCCTCGTATGTCCCGTGCCCACCGTGCACGCCTGAGCCTGTTCACCGCCGGTGCCGCCTCACTGTCGCTCCTGGCCACTGCCTGCGGCGGCAGCGGCGCCAGCTCCTCGTCCGCACCGAAGGACTTCAGCTACCTCAGCGTCACGGAGAACACCGCGGTCAAGACGGCGTTGACCACCCTGTCCAAGGGCGAGTGCGAGGCCCAGAACAAGGCCTTGCCGCTGAAGGTGGAGACGGTTCCGCAGGCAAGTCTCGACCAGAAGCTCCAGCTCCTGGCCGGTCAGGACGCACTTCCGGTGCAGTTCGCCGCAGGCAACGCCCCGGCGCTCACGAACCAGCTCGAAGGATCCGGGAAGATCGCCGACCTGGAGAAGGAACTGAAGGACCTCGGGGTCCTGGACCAGATCGAGCCCGCCGCCGTCTCGACGGTCAAGGCGCTCTACGACGGCAAACTGGCGGTCCTGCCGTACGAGTACAACATCGAGGGCATCTTCTACAACAAGAAGCTCTTCACCGAGAACGGCATATCCGAGCCCGCCACGTGGGACGCGCTGGTCGACGCCTCTGCCAAGCTCGAGAGCAAGGGCGTGCAGCCGTTCTCCGCGTCCGGACAGCAGGGCTGGCCTCTCACCCGCCTCATCAGCGGGTACCTCTACCGCAGCCTCGGTCCCGACGCGCTCAAGAAGGTCGCCGAAGGCAAGGCCGCGCTGACCGATCCCGAGTACGTCAAGGCCGCCGAGGAAGTCGCCGAACTCGGCAAGAAGGGCTACTTCGGCAAGGGCCTCGGCTCCATCGACTACGACACGGCGATGAACCAGTTCCTCAGCGGCAAGGCTGCCATGTTCTACATGGGCAGCTGGGCACTGAGCAACATCTCCGACGCCGAGCAGAACAAGGTCGGCGCCGAGAACGTCGGGTTCATGCCCTTCCCCGCGGTGGCCGGAGGCAAGGGCGCGATCGGCCAGTACCCGTCCAACGTCGGTCTGGGCATCACCCTTGCGAGGAAGTCCTTCGACGACAAGGCGGGCGACTGGACCGCCTGTATCGCCAAGAACTACGGCGCGACCGTGCTGAAGGACCAGGGAGCGATCTCCGGCTTCAAGGTCAACGGCGACGTCAAGGACGCCAACGAGGTCACCACGCAGGTCAGGGAGACCATCGGCGGGTCGAAGCAGAACGTGCTGTGGTTCGAGGCCCTCTTCAGTACCAAGGCCACCACGATCAGCCAGACCAACGCCGCGTCCCTGGTCAGCGGCAGCATGACTCCGCAGAAGTTCATGCAGACCGTGCAGGACGCCCTGACCGCCCAGTGA
- a CDS encoding LacI family DNA-binding transcriptional regulator, whose product MAARRTGIKDVAREAGVSLGTVSNVLNRPEIVAESTRRRVLEVIDSIGYVRTEGARQLHGLASRVIAVVGLDSAGPSFTALTTGVEQAARKADLGVMVCTGARDLAEEARHLALITSHQLRGAVLMSGDGVGRTVAAFRRHAVPFVMADQCAPEPGRCSVGVDDVAGGHAAVRHLLGQGHRSVVHVGGPERLAPIRDRRRGARNAVSRSGLPSVSLHELSCLDMTVSAGKDAGQRILGMPTRPTAVFCADDLLALGVMQALYEAGLRVPEDIAVVGYDDLAFAASAVVPLTTVRRPTVAMGRQAGRLLIEDTAHDAAHEHARVVLQPELVVRRSTLAVPAR is encoded by the coding sequence GTGGCGGCCCGCCGGACCGGCATCAAGGACGTCGCACGCGAGGCCGGCGTGTCGCTCGGCACCGTGTCGAACGTCCTCAACCGCCCGGAGATCGTCGCCGAGTCCACACGCAGGCGCGTTCTCGAAGTGATCGACTCGATCGGATACGTACGCACCGAAGGCGCACGGCAGTTGCACGGCCTGGCCTCCCGTGTGATCGCCGTCGTCGGGCTGGACTCGGCGGGCCCTTCCTTCACGGCGCTGACCACCGGCGTCGAGCAGGCCGCCCGCAAGGCGGACCTCGGCGTCATGGTGTGCACCGGCGCCCGTGACCTCGCGGAGGAAGCCCGGCACCTCGCGCTGATCACCTCGCACCAGCTTCGCGGGGCCGTGCTGATGTCCGGTGACGGAGTCGGCCGGACGGTGGCCGCGTTCCGTCGGCATGCGGTGCCCTTCGTCATGGCCGACCAGTGCGCGCCCGAACCGGGCAGGTGCTCTGTGGGTGTCGACGACGTCGCCGGTGGTCACGCGGCGGTCCGTCACCTGCTTGGGCAAGGACACCGATCCGTCGTCCACGTGGGCGGACCCGAGCGGCTCGCACCGATCCGGGACAGGCGCAGGGGTGCACGCAATGCCGTCAGCCGGTCCGGACTCCCCTCCGTCTCCCTGCACGAACTCTCGTGCCTGGACATGACGGTGAGCGCGGGCAAGGACGCCGGGCAGCGCATCCTCGGCATGCCGACGCGGCCGACCGCCGTCTTCTGCGCCGACGATCTGCTCGCTCTGGGGGTGATGCAGGCCCTGTACGAGGCCGGGCTGAGGGTGCCGGAGGACATCGCAGTGGTCGGCTACGACGATCTCGCGTTCGCCGCGTCCGCCGTCGTGCCGCTGACCACGGTACGGAGACCGACCGTCGCCATGGGACGACAGGCCGGCCGCCTCCTCATCGAGGACACCGCGCATGACGCCGCTCACGAGCATGCCCGCGTCGTACTGCAACCGGAACTGGTCGTGCGCCGGTCCACCTTGGCAGTGCCGGCGCGGTGA
- a CDS encoding carbohydrate ABC transporter permease, whose product MKWTPPMHRVLGDRRAILILLGPALLVYSLIMLVPMVWSLGYSFTKGNTIDGFTGNGLDNFQRLFTDEAVRDALWFTLKYGAVVTVGQVVAGYLLALLYVFFLKKSSALIRTLAFFPVVLPTVAVGLLFQKFFQVAPQTGPVNSLLNAVGIDSIDFFGSAGSAFWVLIGMDIWRSMGFYAVLLFAGLVDIPDEVLESARLDGASGLRLIRHIVLPLSLPVLMSSLIFSINGTLKVFDSVVALTNGGPGSGTTPLTLYMFQTSFTYSDYGYGSTIALLLTVVCLLVSLVVYRVSQRDLTEG is encoded by the coding sequence ATGAAGTGGACACCACCCATGCACCGCGTCCTCGGTGACCGCAGGGCCATCCTGATCCTGCTCGGTCCCGCACTCCTCGTGTATTCCCTGATCATGCTCGTCCCGATGGTGTGGTCGCTCGGCTACTCCTTCACCAAGGGCAACACCATCGACGGCTTCACCGGCAACGGACTGGACAACTTCCAGCGCCTGTTCACCGACGAAGCCGTACGGGACGCGCTCTGGTTCACCCTCAAGTACGGCGCCGTCGTCACGGTGGGACAGGTCGTCGCTGGCTATCTGCTGGCCCTGCTGTACGTCTTCTTCCTCAAGAAGTCCTCCGCGCTCATCCGCACCCTGGCCTTCTTCCCCGTCGTGCTGCCCACGGTCGCGGTGGGTCTGCTGTTCCAGAAGTTCTTCCAGGTCGCACCGCAGACAGGCCCGGTCAACTCGCTGCTCAACGCGGTCGGAATCGACTCCATCGACTTCTTCGGAAGCGCGGGAAGCGCGTTCTGGGTCCTGATCGGCATGGACATCTGGCGCTCCATGGGCTTCTACGCCGTACTGCTCTTCGCCGGTCTGGTCGACATCCCCGACGAGGTCCTCGAATCGGCCCGCCTGGACGGGGCCTCGGGGCTCCGGCTGATCCGGCACATCGTGCTGCCGCTGTCCCTGCCGGTGCTGATGTCGTCACTCATCTTCAGCATCAACGGCACCCTGAAGGTCTTCGACTCCGTCGTCGCCCTCACCAACGGCGGCCCCGGCAGCGGCACCACGCCCCTGACCCTGTACATGTTCCAGACGTCGTTCACCTACAGCGACTACGGCTACGGCAGCACCATCGCCCTGCTGCTGACCGTGGTCTGCCTGCTGGTGAGCCTGGTCGTCTACCGCGTCTCGCAGCGCGACCTCACGGAGGGCTGA